In the Anaerostipes caccae L1-92 genome, ATGTGTTTTATTGTTCTACAGCTATCAAATATTCCGCCGCCTGCATATCGGTGATCAGGACATTTACAATGCCTGCCCTCAGCGCGCCCAGAATTGCCTGCCGCTTTTCTTTGCCGTAGGCGACCCCTACTCTGATCGGTATCTTCTTTAAATTCTCAAATGAAATACTGACCAGGCGCTTGTTGAAAGAATCTTCAATCAGGTTTCCTTCTATGTCAAAAACATGGCAGAGAATCTCGCCGACCCCTCCTTTATCTTTTAGACGGTCATATTCTCCCGGTGGAATAATATCTGTATTCATGATGGTTGAATTGTAATCCAATGCACCGATCCCAAACACTGCTACATCTGCGCCTTCCGCTATCTCAATGACGTTGCGGACACTTTCTTCTTCCATAAACTTCTGTTTGGCCTGCTCGTCTGCAACGACCAGTGGTGCCATGATCTGATATGCACTTACTTTTAAAATCTTAGCGACCACATCGATCAGATAATTGGAATATGCCAGACGGTATTCTTCATCCGCAGAAGCCGGCGGATTATTGGAACCGGACAATGGAACTACTTTTACATCCTTATACTTTTGCAGCCTCAGTCTCATATCTTTTTCCAGATACTGAATAGCCTTTTGAAGAGTAATTCCCTTTGTAAGTGCCAGGGTCATATGGTTTTTCATGATCCTGATCATGTAGTCTGCCGTGAGAAACCCGATTTCTTCGATGACCTCCCCTTCTCTGGGATAA is a window encoding:
- a CDS encoding sugar-binding transcriptional regulator codes for the protein MKDERFMMKVVKMYYKNGMSQVDIGKKLNVSRMTVARALEQARKQGYVQIKINFPENSAANEEEFLEEKFDLKEAIIAYPREGEVIEEIGFLTADYMIRIMKNHMTLALTKGITLQKAIQYLEKDMRLRLQKYKDVKVVPLSGSNNPPASADEEYRLAYSNYLIDVVAKILKVSAYQIMAPLVVADEQAKQKFMEEESVRNVIEIAEGADVAVFGIGALDYNSTIMNTDIIPPGEYDRLKDKGGVGEILCHVFDIEGNLIEDSFNKRLVSISFENLKKIPIRVGVAYGKEKRQAILGALRAGIVNVLITDMQAAEYLIAVEQ